A single region of the Salvia miltiorrhiza cultivar Shanhuang (shh) chromosome 8, IMPLAD_Smil_shh, whole genome shotgun sequence genome encodes:
- the LOC131001127 gene encoding LOW QUALITY PROTEIN: ubiquitin carboxyl-terminal hydrolase 2-like (The sequence of the model RefSeq protein was modified relative to this genomic sequence to represent the inferred CDS: deleted 2 bases in 2 codons), which produces MGKKVKKKVRSGPKEKRGPSMSPVTVPQDVTSNAETPANGVVVTKDRGVCSHVDKGINLDKLSAKLRSSGSAKCEDCRGNVADRRAKKGQGKHGKKGGAKSETRAIWVCLECGHYACGGVGLPTTPQSHAVRHSKQNHHPLVVHYENHQLLWCFPCDKLVLCENSEDHKHKEALNEVVKMLKGQPGEGSSLDVEDVWFGSASVTSTVKLDYSVSTNGKAVYSIRGLSNLGNTCFFNSVLQNLFAIKTLRDYFFKLDESVGPLSAAMRKLFLETSNEGGSKGVINPRSLFGSLCTKSPQFRGFQQHDSHELLRCLLDGMSTEELSFRKHTKSCEVSVKDPTFVDVVFGGQLSSTVSCLECGHTSTIYEPFLDLSLPVPTKKPPPKRNQPPLRGKKPKLPPKRTARNLSKVSKEANSLPRKSVFDQSTSGNSSDEVHSNVALDMGLSAEHLSAFQNPENQPVDQAVGEQTISSDVLTWLDFLDPSSASEEVDAASEIDDTSAINDLQKKMFNKQDASSSVTSDFRIESNLENQPPEIPLDNTKNYVVAQEQNAALQFEDEQSIKPNSDGRILPKGSLTEDCVECDGGKDQRSPSCSQICVEDSSTSRRDDDDSSQNLDPKVMSPQNQEAATSSIEVTRTDTGVSSAIVGNEQESLDFDGFGDLFNEPEESSGAKPSDNPGSVAKNGVNGNTSESDADEVDNADAPVTVESCLSFFTKPEFLSKDEHAWQCDNCSRILREQRAKLRKLKEPISDAVANGCEDRHPSGLLGDEKTCDMEKSMNGNAEVDPSDGGSLPHNEEIFENGKGKVGNHVGSEINGTEIQSENVELQATNTCPGFSECSNLRNRSLDPDHGECDSEKDGSAESDLQSVKHESAVREHEDLDSEKLKVKRDATKSILISKAPTILTIHLKRFSQDARGRLSKLNGHVSFRETIHLKPYMDPRCSKDSCTPPYRLVGVVEHLGTMRGGHYVAYVRSSNDYGDDGTWYHASDAYVRQASLDEVLRCEAYILFYERT; this is translated from the exons ATGGGGAAAAAGGTGAAGAAGAAAGTAAGAAGCGGTCCGAAAGAGAAACGGGGTCCCTCGATGTCTCCAGTGACAGTTCCCCAAGATGTCACAAGCAATGCTGAAACTCCTGCCAATGGAGTTGTGGTTACCAAAGATAGGGGAGTGTGTTCCCATGTTGATAAAGGTATCAACTTAGACAAACTTTCTGCCAAACTGAGGTCTTCAGGATCAGCCAAGTGTGAAGATTGTCGGGGGAATGTGGCCGATAGACGAGCAAAGAAAGGGCAAGGTAAACACGGGAAAAAAGGAGGGGCGAAATCTGAGACGAGAGCAATTTGGGTTTGTCTGGAATGCGGACATTATGCCTGTGGAGGCGTTGGATTACCCACCACGCCTCAGAGCCATGCTGTCAGGCATTCGAAACAGAACCACCATCCGTTGGTAGTGCATTATGAGAATCATCAGTTGCTTTGGTGTTTCCCGTGCGATaaacttgttctttgtgaaaATTCGGAAGACCATAAACATAAAGAGGCCTTAAACGAGGTTGTGAAAATGCTGAAAGGGCAACCGGGTGAAGGATCGAGTCTAGATGTTGAGGATGTCTGGTTTGGAAGCGCTAGTGTTACAAGCACGGTAAAATTAGATTATTCTGTAAGCACCAATGGGAAAGCTGTCTATTCGATTAGGGGCTTGTCTAATTTGGGAAATACATGTTTCTTCAACTCGGTCTTGCAGAATCTATTTGCTATAAAAACCTTGCGTGATTATTTCTTCAAATTAGACGAATCTGTTGGTCCTCTAAGTGCTGCTATGAGAAAGCTTTTCCTTGAAACCAGCAACGAAGGTGGGTCAAAAGGGGTAATCAATCCTAGATCCTTATTTGGTAGTCTCTGTACCAAATCTCCGCAGTTCAGGGGATTTCAGCAGCACGATAGTCACGAGTTGCTTAGATGTTTGCTCGATGGCATGTCAACTGAAGAATTGAGTTTTAGAAAGCACACCAAATCTTGTGAGGTTTCAGTTAAGGATCCGACGTTTGTGGATGTTGTCTTTGGTGGACAACTTTCTAGTACAGTTAGTTGTCTAGAATGTGGTCACACATCAACTATTTATGAACCGTTTTTGGATCTCTCATTGCCAGTTCCTACCAAGAAGCCTCCTCCTAAAAGGAACCAACCTCCTCTTCGAGGCAAGAAACCAAAACTGCCTCCAAAGAGAACTGCACGGAATCTCTCCAAAGTTAGCAAAGAAGCGAATAGTTTACCAAGAAAAAGTGTTTTCGACCAATCAACCAGTGGCAACTCTTCAGATGAAGTGCATTCT AATGTAGCTCTTGATATGGGCTTATCAGCTGAG CATCTTTCAGCTTTCCAAAATCCCGAAAACCAGCCTGTGGATCAAGCAGTTGGAGAGCAGACAATATCTTCTGATGTCTTGACATGGTTGGACTTCCTTGACCCAAGTTCGGCATCAGAAGAGGTTGATGCTGCCTCAGAAATTGATGATACTTCAGCAATCAATGAT CTGCAAAAGAAGATGTTCAACAAGCAGGATGCGTCGTCATCTGTCACATCAGATTTTAGGATCGAGAGTAATTTAGAAAATCAACCTCCAGAAATCCCCTTAGACAACACCAAAAACTATGTGGTCGCCCAAGAACAGAATGCTGCTCTCCAGTTTGAGGATGAGCAAAGTATTAAACCCAATTCTGATGGAAGAATATTGCCGAAAGGTTCTCTTACTGAGGACTGCGTTGAGTGTGATGGCGGGAAAGATCAGAGGTCTCCTTCATGCAGTCAAATTTGTGTGGAAGATTCAAGTACTTCACGGAGGGATGATGATGACTCATCACAGAATCTGGATCCCAAAGTTATGTCACCTCAGAATCAAGAAGCTGCTACATCTAGCATTGAGGTGACCAGAACAGACACTGGGGTTTCATCAGCCATAGTTGGCAACGAACAAGAATCTTTAGATTTTGATGGATTTGGAGATTTGTTCAATGAACCTGAGGAGTCCTCGGGAGCTAAGCCCTCGGACAATCCTGGTTCTGTGGCTAAAAATGGAGTAAATGGAAATACCAGTGAGTCTGATGCAGATGAGGTTGATAATGCTGATGCTCCAGTGACTGTTGAGAGTTGTTTGTCTTTCTTCACGAAGCCAGAATTTCTTTCCAAGGATGAGCACGCTTGgcaatgtgataattgttcaagGATCTTGCGAGAACAAAGAGCAAAATTGAGGAAACTTAAAGAGCCTATATCTGATGCTGTTGCAAACGGTTGTGAGGATAGACATCCGAGCGGTCTACTAGGTGATGAAAAAACTTGTGACATGGAGAAAAGTATGAACGGTAACGCAGAAGTTGATCCTTCTGATGGCGGGTCACTGCCCCATAATGAGGAGATTTTCGAGAACGGTAAAGGCAAGGTTGGAAACCACGTGGGAAGTGAGATAAACGGGACCGAGATCCAGTCAGAGAATGTGGAACTTCAGGCCACAAACACATGTCCTGGTTTTTCAGAGTGTTCAAATTTAAGAAATCGAAGTCTTGATCCAGATCATGGAGAATGTGATTCTGAAAAAGACGGGTCTGCAGAAAGTGATTTGCAATCTGTGAAGCATGAATCAGCAGTCAGGGAGCATGAGGATTTAGACTCGGAGAAATTGAAAGTGAAGAGGGATGCAACTAAGAGTATACTTATCAGCAAGGCTCCAACTATTCTAACAATCCACCTTAAGAGGTTTAGTCAAGATGCCAGAGGGCGCTTGAGTAAATTAAACGGCCACGTGAGTTTCAGAGAGACAATTCATCTCAAGCCGTACATGGATCCCAG GTGCAGCAAGGACAGCTGCACGCCCCCATACCGTCTAGTTGGGGTCGTGGAGCATCTAGGGACGATGAGGGGTGGCCACTATGTTGCGTATGTGAGAAGCAGCAATGACTATGGAGATGATGGCACCTGGTATCATGCAAGTGATGCCTACGTGCGCCAGGCTTCTCTCGACGAAGTTCTGCGCTGCGAAGCTTATATTTTGTTCTATGAAAGAACTTGA